The following proteins are co-located in the Saccharomycodes ludwigii strain NBRC 1722 chromosome V, whole genome shotgun sequence genome:
- the ERG5 gene encoding C-22 sterol desaturase (similar to Saccharomyces cerevisiae YMR015C | ERG5 | ERGosterol biosynthesis), translating into MSGLILDNVVEDIQNITTTTSPSSGNVVLNALNYLSTISYWKIFFTFIFVGLVWDQVSYQIKKGSIAGPNFKVWPIIGPFLESLDPKFEEYKAKWDSGPLSCVSIFHKFVVIASTRELARKILQSPKFVKPCVVDVAIKILRPSNWVFLDGKEHTDYRKSLNGLFTQQALSQYLPSQELVMDEYIKKFIEFSKSNDYKPQVYFHEMREIMCALSLKAFCGDYITKDQIRKVADDYYLVTAALELVNFPIILPYTKTWYGKKVADMTMKIFEGCAQMAKDHAAKNGKPVCVLDAWAKLIHDAKTSDDPDAKFLHREFSNREMSEAVFTFLFASQDASSSLACWLFQILADRPDVLQKVREEQLEVRNGNPKERLTLPLIDKMKYTNMVIKETLRYRPPVLMVPYVVKKNFPVADNYTAPKGAMLIPTLYPALHDPEVYENPDDFIPERWVEGSKANEAKRNWLVFGSGPHVCLGQKYVMMTFAGLIGKFALESNWEHEITPLSETIKVFATIFPKDDLLLTFKKRDPLTGQISE; encoded by the coding sequence atgaGTGGTTTAATACTTGACAACGTGGTCGAAGATATCCAAAACATTACTACCACAACATCACCATCTAGTGGTAACGTTGTTTTAAATGCTTTAAACTATTTATCAACCATATCatattggaaaatttttttcacttttatcTTTGTTGGATTGGTTTGGGACCAAGTTTCTTACCAAATCAAAAAAGGTTCGATTGCCGGCCCAAATTTCAAAGTTTGGCCTATTATTGGTCCATTTCTAGAAAGTTTGGATCCTAAATTTGAGGAATATAAAGCCAAGTGGGATAGCGGTCCATTATCCTGTGTTTCTATTTTCCACAAATTTGTTGTCATTGCAAGCACTAGAGAATTGGCCAGAAAAATTTTGCAATCTCCCAAATTTGTTAAGCCATGTGTTGTTGATGTTGCTATCAAGATTTTAAGACCTTCCAACTGGGTATTTTTAGACGGTAAGGAACATACTGATTATAGAAAATCGTTGAATGGTCTATTCACCCAACAAGCTCTATCCCAATACTTACCATCTCAAGAGCTTGTTATGGATgaatatatcaaaaaatttattgaatttagCAAGTCTAATGATTATAAACCTCAGGTTTACTTTCACGAAATGAGAGAAATTATGTGTGCTTTATCCTTGAAGGCATTTTGCGGTGATTATATCACTAAAGATCAAATTAGAAAAGTTGCTGATGACTACTACTTAGTTACAGCCGCATTGGAACTAGTTAACTTCCCAATTATTCTACCATACACCAAGACTTGGTATGGTAAGAAAGTTGCTGATATGACCatgaaaatttttgaagGTTGTGCTCAAATGGCTAAAGATCACGCTGCCAAAAATGGGAAACCAGTCTGTGTTTTGGATGCTTGGGCCAAATTGATTCATGATGCCAAAACCAGTGATGATCCAGATGCTAAGTTTTTGCATAGAGAGTTTTCTAATAGGGAAATGAGTGAGGCTGTCTTTACCTTTCTATTCGCTTCCCAAGATGCTTCCTCGTCTTTGGCTTGTTGGTTATTCCAGATCTTAGCTGATCGTCCAGATGTTTTGCAAAAAGTTAGAGAGGAACAATTAGAAGTTAGAAATGGCAATCCAAAAGAGCGCTTAACTCTACCATTAATtgataaaatgaaatatacTAACATGGTCATTAAAGAAACTTTACGTTATAGACCACCTGTTTTGATGGTTCCATATGTCGTAAAAAAGAACTTTCCTGTCGCTGATAACTATACTGCCCCTAAAGGCGCAATGTTGATTCCAACTCTATACCCTGCTTTACACGATCCTGAGGTTTATGAAAACCCAGATGACTTTATTCCAGAGAGATGGGTCGAAGGTTCTAAAGCTAATGAAGCTAAAAGGAACTGGTTAGTTTTCGGTTCAGGCCCACACGTTTGTTTAGGTCAAAAATATGTTATGATGACTTTTGCCGGTTTAATTGGTAAATTTGCTTTGGAATCCAATTGGGAACATGAAATTACTCCACTAAGTGAAACCATTAAAGTTTTTGCTACTATTTTCCCCAAAGATGACTTGTTgttaacttttaaaaagagagaCCCATTAACCGGTCAAATTTCTGAATGA